Proteins encoded together in one Mastacembelus armatus chromosome 15, fMasArm1.2, whole genome shotgun sequence window:
- the dnajc9 gene encoding dnaJ homolog subfamily C member 9 yields MGLLERCQELFKTSNLYEVLGINKEATEAEIRRSYYKVSLKVHPDRAPEDPLATEKFQVLGKLYAVLSDKDQRAVYDEQGVVDEESDVLRQDRCWEDYWRLLFPKITVQDIIEFEKKYKGSDEERQDVIQLYVQHKGDMDSITASTLCCSQEDEPRICSIIQAAIESGEITAFPAFTQESEKKKRARRKRADRERQEAEEMQKEMGLDDKDDSLVMMLKQRQKSREQNYDSFLSDLEAKYSKKSGKSQRGQRGKKK; encoded by the exons ATGGGTTTACTCGAGCGGTGCCAGGAGCTATTCAAGACCTCAAACCTGTACGAGGTGCTGGGCATCAACAAAGAGGCGACCGAGGCAGAGATCCGGAGGAGCTACTACAAAGTGTCACTCAAAGTCCACCCGGACCGGGCCCCTGAGGACCCGCTGGCCACAGAGAAGTTTCAG GTGTTGGGAAAGCTGTATGCGGTGCTGAGCGATAAGGACCAGCGGGCTGTCTATGATGAGCAGGGAGTGGTGGATGAAGAGTCTGACGTCCTGCGTCAAGACCGCTGCTGGGAAGACTACTGGAGACTACTCTTCCCTAAG ATTACAGTGCAGGACATCATTGAATTTGAAAAGAAATATAAGGGCTCAGATGAGGAGCGTCAGGATGTGATCCAGCTGTACGTGCAACACAAGGGTGATATGGATTCCATCACAGCTTCGACTCTGTGCTGCTCCCAGGAAGACGAGCCCAGGATCTGCAGCATCATCCAAGCTGCCATCGAGAGTGGAGAAATCACAGCATTCCCAGCCTTTACTCAGGagagtgaaaagaagaagagggctcGTAGGAAGCGG GCTGACAGAGAACGACAAGAAGCAGAGGAAATGCAGAAGGAGATGGGGCTCGATGATAAGGATGATAGTCTTGTGATGATGCTTAAG CAAAGACAGAAGTCCAGAGAGCAGAATTATGACAGTTTCTTGTCTGACCTAGAAGCAAAATACTCCAAAAAAAGTGGGAAGTCCCAAAGAGgccaaagagggaaaaaaaagtga
- the fam149b1 gene encoding protein FAM149B1 isoform X1, which translates to MISRYNRRPVSHKLEIRGLSRSRLDHHPLPEEADNIQTPQRYLHNVQEAISTHNSSETSAASGHSDCPTVISVDSSHSWSGIHSSTGTGISTERSSVFSWGYDEFDKAASRQVQQMFEEIDKELYEGRGSGGGILHGLQDECQQWATRFPHLRILGTQLLYPSDEGFQWYTTSGKGTSASSPSAEKESSVKSHDKDKCIELNVQGRRAALINFPSAELDGLAGTSTGSRSHDKPRVIEMEGLMEEYLAFDCRDLEDEWEQDSSGSGRRHHCLPPVSPYRCRRQAVLDLLFDDVWCQLVGWMKELIQQHWECCTSNDEKISGILSPVQQDCQNSFMLPSMLPKLGESRVPPLTAGLQFQSTKSRGSKHKSRRKSKKQKRPPTAGRVPVGAAATQHNLNDLIVIHSIPLQQRNLGVLDRNQEPEERASHRPGSSVVPTSKPRPRRPLEQSSSSLSRLAQSARRRNPPPRTLLPLVPSLSQSSTAGSMDEIIRGTRLPTASDRLTSPLLPLSRNTLLPPIGSGGPDSSHSGQHSKAAQRQKGPSSRAHSAVNDEAGTSVPRDRHHLLDVFSRPNTTHTYRSDTPYRRSFTVLDNIGQGRPGRASAGTDSLGIGVTGISLGISSSSFLDSFSHHPLGHSLKDEEEPDRQTSVPAPLAPVSVPPRSYTRGGISSRASRPGL; encoded by the exons CTCAGAGACATCCGCTGCCTCAGGCCATTCTGACTGTCCCACAGTCATTTCCGTAGACTCTAGCCATTCCTGGTCAGGAATCCACAGCTCCACAGGGACTGGCATCTCCACAGAGAGGAGCTCTGTTTTCTCCTGGGGCTACGAT GAGTTTGACAAGGCAGCATCACGACAGGTGCAGCAAATGTTTGAGGAGATTGACAAAGAGCTGTATGAAGGGAGAGGCAGTGGAGGAGGTATACTCCATGGGCTGCAGGATGAATGCCAGCAGTGGGCCACACGTTTCCCACATCTTCG GATCCTAGGGACTCAGCTGCTGTATCCCAGTGATGAGGGCTTCCAGTGGTACACTACTTCAGGGAAAGGCACCTCTGCTAGCAGCCCctcagcagagaaagagagcagtgtGAAGTCCCACGACAAAGATAAATGCATTGA GTTGAATGTGCAGGGCAGAAGAGCAGCACTCATCAACTTCCCTTCAGCAGAGTTGGATGGGCTTGCAGGCACCTCTACTGGTTCCAGAAGTCACGACAAGCCAAGAGTGATTGAAATGGAGGGTCTCATGGAAGAATATCTGGCTTTTGACTGCAGGGACCT AGAGGATGAGTGGGAGCAAGATAGCTCCGGGTCAGGCCGGAGGCATCACTGTCTGCCTCCTGTCTCACCGTACCGCTGTCGCCGTCAAGCTGTTCTTGATTTGCTGTTTGATGATGTGTGGTGCCAGCTGGTTGGCTGGATGAAAGAGCTGATTCAACAGCACTGGGAGTGCTGCACCTCAA atgatgaaaagatTTCTGGAATCTTGAGCCCTGTGCAGCAGGACTGCCAGAATTCCTTCATGCTGCCCTCCATGCTGCCCAAACTTGGCGAGAGCAGGGTGCCACCACTCACAGCTGGCCTGCAGTTCCAG AGCACAAAGTCAAGGGGCTCAAAGCACAAGTCCAGACGGAAAtccaaaaagcagaaaaggccTCCCACT GCTGGAAGGGTCCCAGTAGGAGCAGCAGCAACCCAGCACAATCTGAATGACCTCATCGTGATCCACAGCATCCCCTTGCAGCAGAGGAACCTGGGTGTGCTGGACAGAAACCA GGAGCCAGAAGAGCGGGCATCACACAGACCGGGCTCCAGCGTGGTCCCCACCAGCAAGCCTCGCCCTCGCCGACCCCTGGAGCAGAGCTCTTCCTCACTGTCCCGCCTGGCGCAGTCTGCCCGACGCAGAAACCCTCCTCCTCGGACCCTTCTGCCACTGGTTCCCAGTCTGAGTCAGTCCAGCACGGCGGGCTCCATGGATGAGATCATCCGCGGGACACGCCT ACCCACAGCTAGTGACCGCCTGACGTCTCCGCTGTTGCCTCTGAGCAGAAACACACTCCTTCCCCCGATTGGCTCTGGAGGCCCAGACTCGTCTCACTCAGGGCAGCATTCCAAAGCTGCACAG CGTCAGAAGGGCCCATCCAGCCGTGCCCACAGTGCTGTAAATGACGAAGCTGGCACTTCAGTGCCAAGGGATCGTCACCACCTGCTAGATGTCTTCTCTCGCCCCAACACCACTCACACATACAGg TCAGACACGCCGTACCGCCGTTCCTTCACAGTACTGGACAACATTGGGCAGGGGCGGCCAGGCAGAGCCTCTGCAGGCACAG ACTCTCTTGGAATTGGTGTGACTGGCATCAGTCTTGGCATCAGCAGCTCATCTTTCTTGGACTCCTTTTCCCACCACCCCTTGGGGCACTCACTCAAAGATGAGGAGGAACCAGACCGACAAACCTCTGTCCCAG CTCCACTGGCGCCTGTGTCAGTCCCACCTCGGTCTTACACCAGGGGAGGCATCTCATCCAGAGCCAGCAGACCTGGCCTGTAG
- the fam149b1 gene encoding protein FAM149B1 isoform X2 codes for MISRYNRRPVSHKLEIRGLSRSRLDHHPLPEEADNIQTPQRYLHNVQEAISTHNSSETSAASGHSDCPTVISVDSSHSWSGIHSSTGTGISTERSSVFSWGYDEFDKAASRQVQQMFEEIDKELYEGRGSGGGILHGLQDECQQWATRFPHLRILGTQLLYPSDEGFQWYTTSGKGTSASSPSAEKESSVKSHDKDKCIELNVQGRRAALINFPSAELDGLAGTSTGSRSHDKPRVIEMEGLMEEYLAFDCRDLEDEWEQDSSGSGRRHHCLPPVSPYRCRRQAVLDLLFDDVWCQLVGWMKELIQQHWECCTSNDEKISGILSPVQQDCQNSFMLPSMLPKLGESRVPPLTAGLQFQAGRVPVGAAATQHNLNDLIVIHSIPLQQRNLGVLDRNQEPEERASHRPGSSVVPTSKPRPRRPLEQSSSSLSRLAQSARRRNPPPRTLLPLVPSLSQSSTAGSMDEIIRGTRLPTASDRLTSPLLPLSRNTLLPPIGSGGPDSSHSGQHSKAAQRQKGPSSRAHSAVNDEAGTSVPRDRHHLLDVFSRPNTTHTYRSDTPYRRSFTVLDNIGQGRPGRASAGTDSLGIGVTGISLGISSSSFLDSFSHHPLGHSLKDEEEPDRQTSVPAPLAPVSVPPRSYTRGGISSRASRPGL; via the exons CTCAGAGACATCCGCTGCCTCAGGCCATTCTGACTGTCCCACAGTCATTTCCGTAGACTCTAGCCATTCCTGGTCAGGAATCCACAGCTCCACAGGGACTGGCATCTCCACAGAGAGGAGCTCTGTTTTCTCCTGGGGCTACGAT GAGTTTGACAAGGCAGCATCACGACAGGTGCAGCAAATGTTTGAGGAGATTGACAAAGAGCTGTATGAAGGGAGAGGCAGTGGAGGAGGTATACTCCATGGGCTGCAGGATGAATGCCAGCAGTGGGCCACACGTTTCCCACATCTTCG GATCCTAGGGACTCAGCTGCTGTATCCCAGTGATGAGGGCTTCCAGTGGTACACTACTTCAGGGAAAGGCACCTCTGCTAGCAGCCCctcagcagagaaagagagcagtgtGAAGTCCCACGACAAAGATAAATGCATTGA GTTGAATGTGCAGGGCAGAAGAGCAGCACTCATCAACTTCCCTTCAGCAGAGTTGGATGGGCTTGCAGGCACCTCTACTGGTTCCAGAAGTCACGACAAGCCAAGAGTGATTGAAATGGAGGGTCTCATGGAAGAATATCTGGCTTTTGACTGCAGGGACCT AGAGGATGAGTGGGAGCAAGATAGCTCCGGGTCAGGCCGGAGGCATCACTGTCTGCCTCCTGTCTCACCGTACCGCTGTCGCCGTCAAGCTGTTCTTGATTTGCTGTTTGATGATGTGTGGTGCCAGCTGGTTGGCTGGATGAAAGAGCTGATTCAACAGCACTGGGAGTGCTGCACCTCAA atgatgaaaagatTTCTGGAATCTTGAGCCCTGTGCAGCAGGACTGCCAGAATTCCTTCATGCTGCCCTCCATGCTGCCCAAACTTGGCGAGAGCAGGGTGCCACCACTCACAGCTGGCCTGCAGTTCCAG GCTGGAAGGGTCCCAGTAGGAGCAGCAGCAACCCAGCACAATCTGAATGACCTCATCGTGATCCACAGCATCCCCTTGCAGCAGAGGAACCTGGGTGTGCTGGACAGAAACCA GGAGCCAGAAGAGCGGGCATCACACAGACCGGGCTCCAGCGTGGTCCCCACCAGCAAGCCTCGCCCTCGCCGACCCCTGGAGCAGAGCTCTTCCTCACTGTCCCGCCTGGCGCAGTCTGCCCGACGCAGAAACCCTCCTCCTCGGACCCTTCTGCCACTGGTTCCCAGTCTGAGTCAGTCCAGCACGGCGGGCTCCATGGATGAGATCATCCGCGGGACACGCCT ACCCACAGCTAGTGACCGCCTGACGTCTCCGCTGTTGCCTCTGAGCAGAAACACACTCCTTCCCCCGATTGGCTCTGGAGGCCCAGACTCGTCTCACTCAGGGCAGCATTCCAAAGCTGCACAG CGTCAGAAGGGCCCATCCAGCCGTGCCCACAGTGCTGTAAATGACGAAGCTGGCACTTCAGTGCCAAGGGATCGTCACCACCTGCTAGATGTCTTCTCTCGCCCCAACACCACTCACACATACAGg TCAGACACGCCGTACCGCCGTTCCTTCACAGTACTGGACAACATTGGGCAGGGGCGGCCAGGCAGAGCCTCTGCAGGCACAG ACTCTCTTGGAATTGGTGTGACTGGCATCAGTCTTGGCATCAGCAGCTCATCTTTCTTGGACTCCTTTTCCCACCACCCCTTGGGGCACTCACTCAAAGATGAGGAGGAACCAGACCGACAAACCTCTGTCCCAG CTCCACTGGCGCCTGTGTCAGTCCCACCTCGGTCTTACACCAGGGGAGGCATCTCATCCAGAGCCAGCAGACCTGGCCTGTAG